In one window of Erwinia tasmaniensis Et1/99 DNA:
- a CDS encoding response regulator, giving the protein MDKNIRLMVADDHVIMREGLKQIFSLDDRLVVVAEAGNGTQVMEGLRVEQVDLLLLDMSMPGVCGEDLVTRIHLQYPKLPILILTMYSEPQIARRVLKCGALGYITKDNDPETLLAAIHRVARGQRFIDHILAEQIVFAECTQVGEALHARLTAREMQIMLMLARGEGVNHIAEALKISNKTVSTHKSRLMDKMMFTTNADIVKYAISHRLIT; this is encoded by the coding sequence ATGGATAAGAATATTCGCCTGATGGTAGCGGATGATCATGTGATCATGCGTGAAGGGCTGAAACAAATATTTTCGCTGGACGATCGCCTGGTTGTCGTGGCCGAGGCCGGTAACGGCACTCAGGTGATGGAAGGGCTGCGCGTTGAGCAGGTTGATTTACTGCTGCTGGATATGAGTATGCCGGGAGTCTGCGGTGAGGATCTGGTCACCCGAATTCATCTTCAGTATCCGAAGCTGCCGATTCTGATATTGACCATGTACAGCGAACCGCAGATCGCGCGGCGCGTGTTGAAATGTGGCGCGCTGGGCTATATCACCAAGGACAACGATCCGGAGACCTTGCTGGCAGCGATACACCGCGTGGCGCGAGGACAGCGTTTTATCGACCACATCCTGGCCGAGCAGATTGTTTTTGCCGAGTGCACCCAGGTGGGGGAGGCACTGCATGCACGCCTGACGGCAAGAGAAATGCAAATTATGCTGATGCTGGCGCGTGGCGAGGGCGTTAACCACATTGCCGAAGCGCTAAAAATCAGCAATAAAACCGTCAGTACCCATAAATCACGCTTAATGGATAAAATGATGTTTACCACTAACGCCGATATCGTGAAGTACGCCATCAGTCATCGTCTGATTACTTAG
- a CDS encoding sigma 54-interacting transcriptional regulator, giving the protein MSIRNSEFSFRHWPEQGEHISLTEEQPIDIHDTLAEMIKTVAPLKIDLVLEGETGTGKDTLARKIHQLSGCSGKLVAVNCAAIPETLAESELFGINNGAYTGAGQARAGYVEAAHNGILFLDEIDSMPLSLQAKMLRVLENRGVERLGGTRFTPVNMRVIVATQTPLLTLVERGSFRRDLYFRLNTVSIQLQPLRARIEIIIPLFRYFIQQAATTLQCPQREITQEHYECLLSYGWPGNIRELKAAAERFVLGLPPLGFSCHCEDERPRLKEMMRRIEKSLIHDCLLRHGHSIDDAAQELGIPLRTLYHRIKLLNVTTSRMVAQ; this is encoded by the coding sequence ATGAGCATCAGGAATAGTGAGTTCTCGTTTCGGCACTGGCCGGAGCAGGGAGAGCACATCTCTTTGACCGAAGAACAACCCATCGATATTCACGACACGCTGGCTGAGATGATCAAAACCGTGGCGCCTTTGAAAATTGATCTGGTCCTGGAGGGGGAGACTGGCACCGGAAAAGACACGCTGGCACGAAAAATTCATCAACTGTCCGGCTGCTCTGGAAAGCTGGTCGCGGTTAACTGTGCGGCCATACCGGAAACCCTGGCCGAAAGCGAACTGTTCGGCATCAATAACGGGGCCTATACCGGCGCCGGGCAGGCGCGCGCAGGCTATGTGGAAGCCGCGCATAACGGCATTTTGTTTTTGGATGAGATCGACAGTATGCCGCTTTCACTCCAGGCAAAAATGCTACGCGTGCTGGAGAACAGGGGCGTTGAGCGCCTGGGGGGGACCCGGTTTACCCCGGTCAATATGCGCGTGATCGTCGCAACGCAGACCCCCCTGTTAACCCTGGTCGAACGCGGCAGCTTTCGACGCGACCTCTATTTTCGCCTGAATACCGTCAGTATCCAGCTACAGCCTTTGCGCGCGCGCATTGAGATTATCATCCCTCTGTTTCGTTATTTTATTCAGCAGGCGGCGACCACGCTGCAATGTCCGCAGCGTGAAATTACCCAAGAGCATTACGAATGCCTGTTGAGCTACGGCTGGCCGGGAAATATTCGTGAACTGAAGGCCGCCGCCGAACGTTTTGTGCTGGGACTGCCGCCGCTGGGGTTTTCCTGCCACTGCGAAGACGAGCGGCCACGGTTAAAAGAGATGATGCGCCGTATTGAAAAGAGCCTGATCCATGACTGCCTGCTGCGTCATGGCCACAGCATTGATGATGCGGCGCAGGAGCTGGGCATCCCTTTGCGCACGCTGTATCACCGCATCAAGTTATTGAACGTGACGACCAGCCGGATGGTCGCCCAATGA
- a CDS encoding EscI/YscI/HrpB family type III secretion system inner rod protein → MKITAGNAPSLAISAGDHDVSSAPGHTADASWFSAALQAPAKSAGNDNQSWINKVASLSEAASGHANQADRALAKVSRSLDSQNVMDANRTLSSYYLESLLNAKLVGKGVQSLEKLTNLQ, encoded by the coding sequence ATGAAAATCACTGCTGGAAATGCCCCGTCTCTTGCCATCAGCGCGGGAGATCATGACGTCAGTTCGGCCCCCGGCCACACGGCGGATGCCTCCTGGTTCAGCGCCGCGCTGCAAGCACCCGCGAAGTCTGCCGGTAACGACAATCAATCGTGGATAAATAAAGTCGCCAGCCTGTCTGAAGCCGCCAGCGGCCACGCGAACCAGGCGGACAGGGCGCTGGCGAAGGTCTCGCGCAGTCTTGATTCGCAAAACGTGATGGACGCTAACCGCACCTTATCTTCTTATTATCTGGAAAGCCTGCTCAACGCAAAACTGGTTGGCAAAGGCGTACAGAGTCTGGAAAAACTGACCAACTTGCAGTAA